The Castanea sativa cultivar Marrone di Chiusa Pesio chromosome 4, ASM4071231v1 sequence ATTGCTTGTACCTtctctgggacaccatgaaccctaagaattttcctgaGGCTACCCCAAAAACACACTTACTAGGATTTAGCTTCATCTGATATTTTCTGAGGGTATCAAATGTCTCTTTCAGATCGTCCAGGTGCGTTAATTCCtttttgctcttgacgagcatatcgtccacatatacctccatgTTTCTGCCAATctgcttgctgaacatcttgtttactaaTCTTTGGTATgttgcccctgcgttcttcagtccaaacggcatcaccttatagcagtagagcccttggcttgtgatgaaagcgGTTTTTTCCcgatcttcctcagccatctttatctggttgtatcctgaaaaagcatccatgaacgTCAGTAGCTTATGCCCAGCTGTAGAATCTATCAACTGGTCTATCCTAAGCAGGGGGAAactgtcctttgggcaagccttgtttaggtCTGTGAAATCCATGCAtattctccatttcccattcacTTTTTTCACcagcacgacgttggccagccactcgGGATAATAAACCTCCCAAATGAAGTTTGCTTGCAACAACTTGTTAACTTTGTTGGTGATCGCTTGGCTTCATTTGGGGGCAAAGACTCATTGTCTTTGTTGGATGGGCTTTTTCCCGGGATCCACGTTCAACTCGTGCTGGATTACCTGGCGTGATATGCTGGGCATATCCTCctgactccatgcaaatacatccaaGTTTTCCTTGAGGAATTGGACGAGCTTCGTCCTCATCTCGGGGCTTAAGGTTGTtcctatcctcgtcaccttGGCAGTCTCCCCCTCGACGAGTTCCATTGCTTCCAAAGCTTCTACTTTGTCCTCTTTTTCCTCCTCAATTGTCTATGTGTGGTGTTCCTTCGCAACCAGTACAGCCTGGTAGCATCCCCTGGCCAAGACCTGATCCCCTTTCACCTCGCTGACACCGTCCTTagttgggaatttcacctttAGGCTGTAGGTGGATGTAGCCGCCTTCCACCTGTTAAGCGTGGGTCTCCTAATGATTACATTATATGATAAGGGGCAATCTACCACCCGGAAGTCCAACTGACGGGTCAGCTGCTTCGGGTAGGTCCCTATTGTGACTTCTAGCGTCACTATGCCCTTGGGGTATACCCTGTCCTCATtgaagctgacgaggggggaaTCAAATGGGCGCAATCTGCCAGGATCTAGTTTCAACT is a genomic window containing:
- the LOC142632593 gene encoding uncharacterized protein LOC142632593, with the translated sequence MFFYKEDARGVREPHNDPLVITLTIEGFNTKKILVDNGSSTNIMYLLAFQQLKLDPGRLRPFDSPLVSFNEDRVYPKGIVTLEVTIGTYPKQLTRQLDFRVVDCPLSYNVIIRRPTLNRWKAATSTYSLKVKFPTKDGVSEVKGDQVLARGCYQAVLVAKEHHT